A section of the Papio anubis isolate 15944 chromosome 4, Panubis1.0, whole genome shotgun sequence genome encodes:
- the REPIN1 gene encoding replication initiator 1 isoform X3: MDRRCAPAQPAAEFSLTPGGYRSVGRSRRCSRGSIPRNIPKRSWKKPHPQLCSLQAEEEPMLERRCRGPLAMGPAQARLLSGPSQESPQTLEKEPRRLRQQGTSVAQSGAQAPGRAHRCAHCRRHFTGWVALWLHARRCQARLPLPCPECGRRFRHAPFLALHRQVHAAATPDLGFACHLCGQSFRGWVALVLHLRAHSAAKRPIACPKCERRFWRRKQLRAHLRRCHPPAPEARPFICGNCGRSFAQWDQLVAHKRVHVAEALEEAAAKALGPRPRGRPAVTAPRPGGDAVDRPFQCACCGKRFRHKPNLIAHRRVHTGERPHQCPECGKRFTNKPYLTSHRRIHTGEKPYPCKECGRRFRHKPNLLSHSKIHKRSEGSAQAIPGPGSPQPPAGPQESAAEPTPAAPLKPAQEPPPGTPPEPPQDRAEAPPSLYCCDDCGRSFRLERFLRAHQRQHTGERPFTCAECGKNFGKKTHLVAHSRVHSGERPFACEECGRRFSQGSHLAAHRRDHAPDRPFVCPDCGKAFRHKPYLAAHRRIHTGEKPYVCPDCGKAFSQKSNLVSHRRIHTGERPYACPDCDRSFSQKSNLITHRKSHIRDGAFCCAICGQTFDDEERLLAHQKKHDV; encoded by the exons ATGGACCGGCGCTGCGCCCCTGCACAGCCCGCCGCAGAG TTTTCTCTGACACCTGGGGGCTACCGGAGTGTGGGCCGAAGCAGGCGCTGCAGCCGCGGAAGTATTCCCAGGAACATTCCCAAGAGGAGCTGGAAAAAGCCTCATCCCCAGCTCTGCAGTCTCCAGG CAGAGGAAGAACCGATGCTGGAACGTCGTTGCAGGGGCCCCCTGGCCATGGGCCCGGCCCAGGCCCGACTCCTTTCTGGGCCCTCCCAGGAGTCACCCCAGACTCTGGAGAAGGAGCCCCGCAGGCTGAGGCAACAAGGCACGTCAGTGGCCCAGTCCGGTGCCCAAGCTCCAGGCAGGGCCCATCGCTGTGCCCACTGTCGAAGGCACTTCACTGGCTGGGTGGCTCTGTGGCTTCACGCCCGCCGCTGCCAGGCCCGGCTGCCCTTGCCCTGCCCTGAGTGTGGCCGTCGCTTTCGCCATGCCCCCTTCTTAGCACTGCACCGCCAGGTCCATGCTGCTGCCACCCCAGACCTGGGATTCGCCTgccacctctgtgggcagagcTTCCGAGGCTGGGTGGCCCTGGTTCTGCATCTGCGGGCCCATTCTGCTGCAAAGCGGCCCATCGCTTGTCCTAAATGCGAGAGACGCTTCTGGCGACGAAAGCAGCTTCGAGCTCATCTGCGGCGGTGCCACCCTCCCGCCCCGGAGGCCCGGCCCTTCATATGCGGCAACTGTGGCCGGAGCTTTGCCCAGTGGGACCAGCTAGTTGCCCACAAGCGGGTGCACGTAGCCGAGGCCCTGGAGGAGGCCGCAGCCAAGGCTCTGGGGCCCCGGCCCAGGGGCCGCCCCGCGGTGACCGCCCCCCGGCCCGGTGGGGATGCCGTCGACCGCCCCTTCCAGTGTGCCTGCTGTGGCAAGCGCTTCCGGCACAAGCCCAATTTGATCGCCCACCGCCGCGTGCACACGGGCGAGCGACCTCACCAGTGCCCCGAGTGCGGGAAGCGCTTCACCAATAAGCCCTACCTGACTTCCCACCGGCGCATCCACACTGGCGAGAAGCCCTACCCGTGCAAAGAGTGCGGCCGCCGCTTCCGGCACAAACCCAACCTGCTGTCTCACAGCAAGATTCACAAGCGATCCGAGGGGTCGGCCCAAGCCATCCCCGGCCCGGGGAGCCCCCAGCCGCCAGCCGGCCCCCAGGAGTCCGCGGCCGAGCCCACCCCGGCGGCACCGCTGAAACCGGCCCAGGAGCCGCCGCCGGGGACCCCGCCAGAGCCCCCGCAGGACCGGGCCGAAGCGCCCCCCTCCCTCTACTGCTGCGACGACTGCGGCAGGAGCTTCCGGCTGGAGCGCTTCCTGCGGGCCCACCAGCGGCAGCACACCGGGGAGCGGCCCTTCACCTGCGCCGAGTGCGGGAAGAACTTCGGCAAGAAGACGCACCTGGTGGCGCACTCGCGCGTGCACTCCGGAGAGCGGCCCTTCGCCTGCGAGGAGTGCGGCCGCCGCTTCTCCCAGGGTAGCCATCTGGCTGCGCACCGGCGCGACCACGCCCCCGACCGGCCCTTCGTATGTCCCGACTGCGGCAAGGCTTTCCGCCACAAGCCCTACCTGGCGGCGCACCGGCGCATCCACACCGGCGAGAAGCCCTACGTCTGCCCCGACTGCGGCAAAGCCTTCAGCCAGAAGTCCAACCTGGTGTCGCACCGGCGCATCCACACGGGCGAGCGGCCCTACGCCTGCCCCGACTGCGACCGCAGCTTCAGCCAGAAGTCCAACCTCATCACTCACCGCAAGAGCCACATCCGGGACGGCGCCTTCTGCTGTGCCATCTGTGGCCAGACCTTCGATGACGAGGAGAGACTCCTGGCCCACCAGAAGAAGCACGATGTCTGA
- the REPIN1 gene encoding replication initiator 1 isoform X6 → MLERRCRGPLAMGPAQARLLSGPSQESPQTLEKEPRRLRQQGTSVAQSGAQAPGRAHRCAHCRRHFTGWVALWLHARRCQARLPLPCPECGRRFRHAPFLALHRQVHAAATPDLGFACHLCGQSFRGWVALVLHLRAHSAAKRPIACPKCERRFWRRKQLRAHLRRCHPPAPEARPFICGNCGRSFAQWDQLVAHKRVHVAEALEEAAAKALGPRPRGRPAVTAPRPGGDAVDRPFQCACCGKRFRHKPNLIAHRRVHTGERPHQCPECGKRFTNKPYLTSHRRIHTGEKPYPCKECGRRFRHKPNLLSHSKIHKRSEGSAQAIPGPGSPQPPAGPQESAAEPTPAAPLKPAQEPPPGTPPEPPQDRAEAPPSLYCCDDCGRSFRLERFLRAHQRQHTGERPFTCAECGKNFGKKTHLVAHSRVHSGERPFACEECGRRFSQGSHLAAHRRDHAPDRPFVCPDCGKAFRHKPYLAAHRRIHTGEKPYVCPDCGKAFSQKSNLVSHRRIHTGERPYACPDCDRSFSQKSNLITHRKSHIRDGAFCCAICGQTFDDEERLLAHQKKHDV, encoded by the coding sequence ATGCTGGAACGTCGTTGCAGGGGCCCCCTGGCCATGGGCCCGGCCCAGGCCCGACTCCTTTCTGGGCCCTCCCAGGAGTCACCCCAGACTCTGGAGAAGGAGCCCCGCAGGCTGAGGCAACAAGGCACGTCAGTGGCCCAGTCCGGTGCCCAAGCTCCAGGCAGGGCCCATCGCTGTGCCCACTGTCGAAGGCACTTCACTGGCTGGGTGGCTCTGTGGCTTCACGCCCGCCGCTGCCAGGCCCGGCTGCCCTTGCCCTGCCCTGAGTGTGGCCGTCGCTTTCGCCATGCCCCCTTCTTAGCACTGCACCGCCAGGTCCATGCTGCTGCCACCCCAGACCTGGGATTCGCCTgccacctctgtgggcagagcTTCCGAGGCTGGGTGGCCCTGGTTCTGCATCTGCGGGCCCATTCTGCTGCAAAGCGGCCCATCGCTTGTCCTAAATGCGAGAGACGCTTCTGGCGACGAAAGCAGCTTCGAGCTCATCTGCGGCGGTGCCACCCTCCCGCCCCGGAGGCCCGGCCCTTCATATGCGGCAACTGTGGCCGGAGCTTTGCCCAGTGGGACCAGCTAGTTGCCCACAAGCGGGTGCACGTAGCCGAGGCCCTGGAGGAGGCCGCAGCCAAGGCTCTGGGGCCCCGGCCCAGGGGCCGCCCCGCGGTGACCGCCCCCCGGCCCGGTGGGGATGCCGTCGACCGCCCCTTCCAGTGTGCCTGCTGTGGCAAGCGCTTCCGGCACAAGCCCAATTTGATCGCCCACCGCCGCGTGCACACGGGCGAGCGACCTCACCAGTGCCCCGAGTGCGGGAAGCGCTTCACCAATAAGCCCTACCTGACTTCCCACCGGCGCATCCACACTGGCGAGAAGCCCTACCCGTGCAAAGAGTGCGGCCGCCGCTTCCGGCACAAACCCAACCTGCTGTCTCACAGCAAGATTCACAAGCGATCCGAGGGGTCGGCCCAAGCCATCCCCGGCCCGGGGAGCCCCCAGCCGCCAGCCGGCCCCCAGGAGTCCGCGGCCGAGCCCACCCCGGCGGCACCGCTGAAACCGGCCCAGGAGCCGCCGCCGGGGACCCCGCCAGAGCCCCCGCAGGACCGGGCCGAAGCGCCCCCCTCCCTCTACTGCTGCGACGACTGCGGCAGGAGCTTCCGGCTGGAGCGCTTCCTGCGGGCCCACCAGCGGCAGCACACCGGGGAGCGGCCCTTCACCTGCGCCGAGTGCGGGAAGAACTTCGGCAAGAAGACGCACCTGGTGGCGCACTCGCGCGTGCACTCCGGAGAGCGGCCCTTCGCCTGCGAGGAGTGCGGCCGCCGCTTCTCCCAGGGTAGCCATCTGGCTGCGCACCGGCGCGACCACGCCCCCGACCGGCCCTTCGTATGTCCCGACTGCGGCAAGGCTTTCCGCCACAAGCCCTACCTGGCGGCGCACCGGCGCATCCACACCGGCGAGAAGCCCTACGTCTGCCCCGACTGCGGCAAAGCCTTCAGCCAGAAGTCCAACCTGGTGTCGCACCGGCGCATCCACACGGGCGAGCGGCCCTACGCCTGCCCCGACTGCGACCGCAGCTTCAGCCAGAAGTCCAACCTCATCACTCACCGCAAGAGCCACATCCGGGACGGCGCCTTCTGCTGTGCCATCTGTGGCCAGACCTTCGATGACGAGGAGAGACTCCTGGCCCACCAGAAGAAGCACGATGTCTGA
- the REPIN1 gene encoding replication initiator 1 isoform X1, giving the protein MDRRCAPAQPAAEVRPRQGRGGHRGPAGGRSTCGARDRKAGLSAVRGLSSAMGVGVSLLLQFSLTPGGYRSVGRSRRCSRGSIPRNIPKRSWKKPHPQLCSLQAEEEPMLERRCRGPLAMGPAQARLLSGPSQESPQTLEKEPRRLRQQGTSVAQSGAQAPGRAHRCAHCRRHFTGWVALWLHARRCQARLPLPCPECGRRFRHAPFLALHRQVHAAATPDLGFACHLCGQSFRGWVALVLHLRAHSAAKRPIACPKCERRFWRRKQLRAHLRRCHPPAPEARPFICGNCGRSFAQWDQLVAHKRVHVAEALEEAAAKALGPRPRGRPAVTAPRPGGDAVDRPFQCACCGKRFRHKPNLIAHRRVHTGERPHQCPECGKRFTNKPYLTSHRRIHTGEKPYPCKECGRRFRHKPNLLSHSKIHKRSEGSAQAIPGPGSPQPPAGPQESAAEPTPAAPLKPAQEPPPGTPPEPPQDRAEAPPSLYCCDDCGRSFRLERFLRAHQRQHTGERPFTCAECGKNFGKKTHLVAHSRVHSGERPFACEECGRRFSQGSHLAAHRRDHAPDRPFVCPDCGKAFRHKPYLAAHRRIHTGEKPYVCPDCGKAFSQKSNLVSHRRIHTGERPYACPDCDRSFSQKSNLITHRKSHIRDGAFCCAICGQTFDDEERLLAHQKKHDV; this is encoded by the exons ATGGACCGGCGCTGCGCCCCTGCACAGCCCGCCGCAGAGGTACGACCCCGGCAGGGGCGCGGGGGGCACCGCGGGCCCGCGGGGGGCCGCTCCACCTGCGGGGCGCGTGACC gtAAGGCTGGCCTCTCTGCAGTCAGAGGTCTGAGCTCTGCCATGGGGGTAGGGGTGTCTTTATTGCTGCAGTTTTCTCTGACACCTGGGGGCTACCGGAGTGTGGGCCGAAGCAGGCGCTGCAGCCGCGGAAGTATTCCCAGGAACATTCCCAAGAGGAGCTGGAAAAAGCCTCATCCCCAGCTCTGCAGTCTCCAGG CAGAGGAAGAACCGATGCTGGAACGTCGTTGCAGGGGCCCCCTGGCCATGGGCCCGGCCCAGGCCCGACTCCTTTCTGGGCCCTCCCAGGAGTCACCCCAGACTCTGGAGAAGGAGCCCCGCAGGCTGAGGCAACAAGGCACGTCAGTGGCCCAGTCCGGTGCCCAAGCTCCAGGCAGGGCCCATCGCTGTGCCCACTGTCGAAGGCACTTCACTGGCTGGGTGGCTCTGTGGCTTCACGCCCGCCGCTGCCAGGCCCGGCTGCCCTTGCCCTGCCCTGAGTGTGGCCGTCGCTTTCGCCATGCCCCCTTCTTAGCACTGCACCGCCAGGTCCATGCTGCTGCCACCCCAGACCTGGGATTCGCCTgccacctctgtgggcagagcTTCCGAGGCTGGGTGGCCCTGGTTCTGCATCTGCGGGCCCATTCTGCTGCAAAGCGGCCCATCGCTTGTCCTAAATGCGAGAGACGCTTCTGGCGACGAAAGCAGCTTCGAGCTCATCTGCGGCGGTGCCACCCTCCCGCCCCGGAGGCCCGGCCCTTCATATGCGGCAACTGTGGCCGGAGCTTTGCCCAGTGGGACCAGCTAGTTGCCCACAAGCGGGTGCACGTAGCCGAGGCCCTGGAGGAGGCCGCAGCCAAGGCTCTGGGGCCCCGGCCCAGGGGCCGCCCCGCGGTGACCGCCCCCCGGCCCGGTGGGGATGCCGTCGACCGCCCCTTCCAGTGTGCCTGCTGTGGCAAGCGCTTCCGGCACAAGCCCAATTTGATCGCCCACCGCCGCGTGCACACGGGCGAGCGACCTCACCAGTGCCCCGAGTGCGGGAAGCGCTTCACCAATAAGCCCTACCTGACTTCCCACCGGCGCATCCACACTGGCGAGAAGCCCTACCCGTGCAAAGAGTGCGGCCGCCGCTTCCGGCACAAACCCAACCTGCTGTCTCACAGCAAGATTCACAAGCGATCCGAGGGGTCGGCCCAAGCCATCCCCGGCCCGGGGAGCCCCCAGCCGCCAGCCGGCCCCCAGGAGTCCGCGGCCGAGCCCACCCCGGCGGCACCGCTGAAACCGGCCCAGGAGCCGCCGCCGGGGACCCCGCCAGAGCCCCCGCAGGACCGGGCCGAAGCGCCCCCCTCCCTCTACTGCTGCGACGACTGCGGCAGGAGCTTCCGGCTGGAGCGCTTCCTGCGGGCCCACCAGCGGCAGCACACCGGGGAGCGGCCCTTCACCTGCGCCGAGTGCGGGAAGAACTTCGGCAAGAAGACGCACCTGGTGGCGCACTCGCGCGTGCACTCCGGAGAGCGGCCCTTCGCCTGCGAGGAGTGCGGCCGCCGCTTCTCCCAGGGTAGCCATCTGGCTGCGCACCGGCGCGACCACGCCCCCGACCGGCCCTTCGTATGTCCCGACTGCGGCAAGGCTTTCCGCCACAAGCCCTACCTGGCGGCGCACCGGCGCATCCACACCGGCGAGAAGCCCTACGTCTGCCCCGACTGCGGCAAAGCCTTCAGCCAGAAGTCCAACCTGGTGTCGCACCGGCGCATCCACACGGGCGAGCGGCCCTACGCCTGCCCCGACTGCGACCGCAGCTTCAGCCAGAAGTCCAACCTCATCACTCACCGCAAGAGCCACATCCGGGACGGCGCCTTCTGCTGTGCCATCTGTGGCCAGACCTTCGATGACGAGGAGAGACTCCTGGCCCACCAGAAGAAGCACGATGTCTGA
- the REPIN1 gene encoding replication initiator 1 isoform X2, producing MDRRCAPAQPAAEVRPRQGRGGHRGPAGGRSTCGARDRKAGLSAVRGLSSAMGVGVSLLLQFSLTPGGYRSVGRSRRCSRGSIPRNIPKRSWKKPHPQLCSLQEEEPMLERRCRGPLAMGPAQARLLSGPSQESPQTLEKEPRRLRQQGTSVAQSGAQAPGRAHRCAHCRRHFTGWVALWLHARRCQARLPLPCPECGRRFRHAPFLALHRQVHAAATPDLGFACHLCGQSFRGWVALVLHLRAHSAAKRPIACPKCERRFWRRKQLRAHLRRCHPPAPEARPFICGNCGRSFAQWDQLVAHKRVHVAEALEEAAAKALGPRPRGRPAVTAPRPGGDAVDRPFQCACCGKRFRHKPNLIAHRRVHTGERPHQCPECGKRFTNKPYLTSHRRIHTGEKPYPCKECGRRFRHKPNLLSHSKIHKRSEGSAQAIPGPGSPQPPAGPQESAAEPTPAAPLKPAQEPPPGTPPEPPQDRAEAPPSLYCCDDCGRSFRLERFLRAHQRQHTGERPFTCAECGKNFGKKTHLVAHSRVHSGERPFACEECGRRFSQGSHLAAHRRDHAPDRPFVCPDCGKAFRHKPYLAAHRRIHTGEKPYVCPDCGKAFSQKSNLVSHRRIHTGERPYACPDCDRSFSQKSNLITHRKSHIRDGAFCCAICGQTFDDEERLLAHQKKHDV from the exons ATGGACCGGCGCTGCGCCCCTGCACAGCCCGCCGCAGAGGTACGACCCCGGCAGGGGCGCGGGGGGCACCGCGGGCCCGCGGGGGGCCGCTCCACCTGCGGGGCGCGTGACC gtAAGGCTGGCCTCTCTGCAGTCAGAGGTCTGAGCTCTGCCATGGGGGTAGGGGTGTCTTTATTGCTGCAGTTTTCTCTGACACCTGGGGGCTACCGGAGTGTGGGCCGAAGCAGGCGCTGCAGCCGCGGAAGTATTCCCAGGAACATTCCCAAGAGGAGCTGGAAAAAGCCTCATCCCCAGCTCTGCAGTCTCCAGG AGGAAGAACCGATGCTGGAACGTCGTTGCAGGGGCCCCCTGGCCATGGGCCCGGCCCAGGCCCGACTCCTTTCTGGGCCCTCCCAGGAGTCACCCCAGACTCTGGAGAAGGAGCCCCGCAGGCTGAGGCAACAAGGCACGTCAGTGGCCCAGTCCGGTGCCCAAGCTCCAGGCAGGGCCCATCGCTGTGCCCACTGTCGAAGGCACTTCACTGGCTGGGTGGCTCTGTGGCTTCACGCCCGCCGCTGCCAGGCCCGGCTGCCCTTGCCCTGCCCTGAGTGTGGCCGTCGCTTTCGCCATGCCCCCTTCTTAGCACTGCACCGCCAGGTCCATGCTGCTGCCACCCCAGACCTGGGATTCGCCTgccacctctgtgggcagagcTTCCGAGGCTGGGTGGCCCTGGTTCTGCATCTGCGGGCCCATTCTGCTGCAAAGCGGCCCATCGCTTGTCCTAAATGCGAGAGACGCTTCTGGCGACGAAAGCAGCTTCGAGCTCATCTGCGGCGGTGCCACCCTCCCGCCCCGGAGGCCCGGCCCTTCATATGCGGCAACTGTGGCCGGAGCTTTGCCCAGTGGGACCAGCTAGTTGCCCACAAGCGGGTGCACGTAGCCGAGGCCCTGGAGGAGGCCGCAGCCAAGGCTCTGGGGCCCCGGCCCAGGGGCCGCCCCGCGGTGACCGCCCCCCGGCCCGGTGGGGATGCCGTCGACCGCCCCTTCCAGTGTGCCTGCTGTGGCAAGCGCTTCCGGCACAAGCCCAATTTGATCGCCCACCGCCGCGTGCACACGGGCGAGCGACCTCACCAGTGCCCCGAGTGCGGGAAGCGCTTCACCAATAAGCCCTACCTGACTTCCCACCGGCGCATCCACACTGGCGAGAAGCCCTACCCGTGCAAAGAGTGCGGCCGCCGCTTCCGGCACAAACCCAACCTGCTGTCTCACAGCAAGATTCACAAGCGATCCGAGGGGTCGGCCCAAGCCATCCCCGGCCCGGGGAGCCCCCAGCCGCCAGCCGGCCCCCAGGAGTCCGCGGCCGAGCCCACCCCGGCGGCACCGCTGAAACCGGCCCAGGAGCCGCCGCCGGGGACCCCGCCAGAGCCCCCGCAGGACCGGGCCGAAGCGCCCCCCTCCCTCTACTGCTGCGACGACTGCGGCAGGAGCTTCCGGCTGGAGCGCTTCCTGCGGGCCCACCAGCGGCAGCACACCGGGGAGCGGCCCTTCACCTGCGCCGAGTGCGGGAAGAACTTCGGCAAGAAGACGCACCTGGTGGCGCACTCGCGCGTGCACTCCGGAGAGCGGCCCTTCGCCTGCGAGGAGTGCGGCCGCCGCTTCTCCCAGGGTAGCCATCTGGCTGCGCACCGGCGCGACCACGCCCCCGACCGGCCCTTCGTATGTCCCGACTGCGGCAAGGCTTTCCGCCACAAGCCCTACCTGGCGGCGCACCGGCGCATCCACACCGGCGAGAAGCCCTACGTCTGCCCCGACTGCGGCAAAGCCTTCAGCCAGAAGTCCAACCTGGTGTCGCACCGGCGCATCCACACGGGCGAGCGGCCCTACGCCTGCCCCGACTGCGACCGCAGCTTCAGCCAGAAGTCCAACCTCATCACTCACCGCAAGAGCCACATCCGGGACGGCGCCTTCTGCTGTGCCATCTGTGGCCAGACCTTCGATGACGAGGAGAGACTCCTGGCCCACCAGAAGAAGCACGATGTCTGA
- the REPIN1 gene encoding replication initiator 1 isoform X5 → MGVGVSLLLQFSLTPGGYRSVGRSRRCSRGSIPRNIPKRSWKKPHPQLCSLQEEEPMLERRCRGPLAMGPAQARLLSGPSQESPQTLEKEPRRLRQQGTSVAQSGAQAPGRAHRCAHCRRHFTGWVALWLHARRCQARLPLPCPECGRRFRHAPFLALHRQVHAAATPDLGFACHLCGQSFRGWVALVLHLRAHSAAKRPIACPKCERRFWRRKQLRAHLRRCHPPAPEARPFICGNCGRSFAQWDQLVAHKRVHVAEALEEAAAKALGPRPRGRPAVTAPRPGGDAVDRPFQCACCGKRFRHKPNLIAHRRVHTGERPHQCPECGKRFTNKPYLTSHRRIHTGEKPYPCKECGRRFRHKPNLLSHSKIHKRSEGSAQAIPGPGSPQPPAGPQESAAEPTPAAPLKPAQEPPPGTPPEPPQDRAEAPPSLYCCDDCGRSFRLERFLRAHQRQHTGERPFTCAECGKNFGKKTHLVAHSRVHSGERPFACEECGRRFSQGSHLAAHRRDHAPDRPFVCPDCGKAFRHKPYLAAHRRIHTGEKPYVCPDCGKAFSQKSNLVSHRRIHTGERPYACPDCDRSFSQKSNLITHRKSHIRDGAFCCAICGQTFDDEERLLAHQKKHDV, encoded by the exons ATGGGGGTAGGGGTGTCTTTATTGCTGCAGTTTTCTCTGACACCTGGGGGCTACCGGAGTGTGGGCCGAAGCAGGCGCTGCAGCCGCGGAAGTATTCCCAGGAACATTCCCAAGAGGAGCTGGAAAAAGCCTCATCCCCAGCTCTGCAGTCTCCAGG AGGAAGAACCGATGCTGGAACGTCGTTGCAGGGGCCCCCTGGCCATGGGCCCGGCCCAGGCCCGACTCCTTTCTGGGCCCTCCCAGGAGTCACCCCAGACTCTGGAGAAGGAGCCCCGCAGGCTGAGGCAACAAGGCACGTCAGTGGCCCAGTCCGGTGCCCAAGCTCCAGGCAGGGCCCATCGCTGTGCCCACTGTCGAAGGCACTTCACTGGCTGGGTGGCTCTGTGGCTTCACGCCCGCCGCTGCCAGGCCCGGCTGCCCTTGCCCTGCCCTGAGTGTGGCCGTCGCTTTCGCCATGCCCCCTTCTTAGCACTGCACCGCCAGGTCCATGCTGCTGCCACCCCAGACCTGGGATTCGCCTgccacctctgtgggcagagcTTCCGAGGCTGGGTGGCCCTGGTTCTGCATCTGCGGGCCCATTCTGCTGCAAAGCGGCCCATCGCTTGTCCTAAATGCGAGAGACGCTTCTGGCGACGAAAGCAGCTTCGAGCTCATCTGCGGCGGTGCCACCCTCCCGCCCCGGAGGCCCGGCCCTTCATATGCGGCAACTGTGGCCGGAGCTTTGCCCAGTGGGACCAGCTAGTTGCCCACAAGCGGGTGCACGTAGCCGAGGCCCTGGAGGAGGCCGCAGCCAAGGCTCTGGGGCCCCGGCCCAGGGGCCGCCCCGCGGTGACCGCCCCCCGGCCCGGTGGGGATGCCGTCGACCGCCCCTTCCAGTGTGCCTGCTGTGGCAAGCGCTTCCGGCACAAGCCCAATTTGATCGCCCACCGCCGCGTGCACACGGGCGAGCGACCTCACCAGTGCCCCGAGTGCGGGAAGCGCTTCACCAATAAGCCCTACCTGACTTCCCACCGGCGCATCCACACTGGCGAGAAGCCCTACCCGTGCAAAGAGTGCGGCCGCCGCTTCCGGCACAAACCCAACCTGCTGTCTCACAGCAAGATTCACAAGCGATCCGAGGGGTCGGCCCAAGCCATCCCCGGCCCGGGGAGCCCCCAGCCGCCAGCCGGCCCCCAGGAGTCCGCGGCCGAGCCCACCCCGGCGGCACCGCTGAAACCGGCCCAGGAGCCGCCGCCGGGGACCCCGCCAGAGCCCCCGCAGGACCGGGCCGAAGCGCCCCCCTCCCTCTACTGCTGCGACGACTGCGGCAGGAGCTTCCGGCTGGAGCGCTTCCTGCGGGCCCACCAGCGGCAGCACACCGGGGAGCGGCCCTTCACCTGCGCCGAGTGCGGGAAGAACTTCGGCAAGAAGACGCACCTGGTGGCGCACTCGCGCGTGCACTCCGGAGAGCGGCCCTTCGCCTGCGAGGAGTGCGGCCGCCGCTTCTCCCAGGGTAGCCATCTGGCTGCGCACCGGCGCGACCACGCCCCCGACCGGCCCTTCGTATGTCCCGACTGCGGCAAGGCTTTCCGCCACAAGCCCTACCTGGCGGCGCACCGGCGCATCCACACCGGCGAGAAGCCCTACGTCTGCCCCGACTGCGGCAAAGCCTTCAGCCAGAAGTCCAACCTGGTGTCGCACCGGCGCATCCACACGGGCGAGCGGCCCTACGCCTGCCCCGACTGCGACCGCAGCTTCAGCCAGAAGTCCAACCTCATCACTCACCGCAAGAGCCACATCCGGGACGGCGCCTTCTGCTGTGCCATCTGTGGCCAGACCTTCGATGACGAGGAGAGACTCCTGGCCCACCAGAAGAAGCACGATGTCTGA